A genomic segment from Bubalus bubalis isolate 160015118507 breed Murrah chromosome 5, NDDB_SH_1, whole genome shotgun sequence encodes:
- the HES4 gene encoding transcription factor HES-4 isoform X2 codes for MPADIPGKPRASPRAGAPAGASRTPDQPRSVAEHRKSSKPVMEKRRRARINESLAQLQSLLLDALRKESSRRSKLEKADILELTVRHLQSLRRVQVTAALRSDPAILGKYRAGFHECLAEVNRFLAGCEGVPADVRSRLLGHLAACLARLGPARRPLPLAPATEALEPEIYAGRPPPPAFDGHCPLPRPGAALAPIFLPGLALAAPGAGAQGQGAPWRPWLR; via the exons ATGCCTGCGGACATCCCGGGGAAGCCGAGGGCCTCGCCGCGGGCGGGAGCGCCGGCCGGCGCCAGCCGGACCCCAGACCAGCCCCGGAGCGTGGCCGAGCACCGGAAG TCCTCCAAGCCCGTCATGGAGAAGCGGCGCCGAGCGCGCATCAACGAGAGTCTGGCTCAGCTGCAGAGCCTCCTCCTGGACGCCCTCAGGAAAGAg AGCTCCCGCCGCTCGAAGCTGGAGAAGGCGGACATCCTGGAGCTGACCGTGAGGCACCTGCAGAGCCTGCGGCGCGTGCAGGTGACAG CTGCCCTCCGCTCGGACCCCGCCATCCTGGGCAAGTATCGCGCCGGCTTCCATGAGTGTCTGGCCGAAGTGAATCGCTTCCTGGCTGGCTGCGAGGGCGTCCCTGCGGACGTGCGGTCTCGTCTGCTCGGCCATCTGGCAGCCTGCCTGGCCCGGCTGGGGCCCGCGCGCCGCCCGCTTCCACTGGCCCCAGCCACCGAAGCCCTGGAGCCCGAGATCTACGCGGGCCGCCCGCCGCCGCCAGCCTTTGACGGCCATTGCCCCTTGCCGCGCCCCGGGGCGGCCTTGGCACCCATCTTCCTGCCCGGGTTGGCCCTCGCCGCCCCCGGGGCCGGGGCTCAGGGCCAGGGCGCGCCCTGGAGGCCGTGGCTGCGGTGA
- the HES4 gene encoding transcription factor HES-4 isoform X1, producing the protein MPADIPGKPRASPRAGAPAGASRTPDQPRSVAEHRKVGTWPGVGWQERGGREGERGADACRTQWLPAPQSSKPVMEKRRRARINESLAQLQSLLLDALRKESSRRSKLEKADILELTVRHLQSLRRVQVTAALRSDPAILGKYRAGFHECLAEVNRFLAGCEGVPADVRSRLLGHLAACLARLGPARRPLPLAPATEALEPEIYAGRPPPPAFDGHCPLPRPGAALAPIFLPGLALAAPGAGAQGQGAPWRPWLR; encoded by the exons ATGCCTGCGGACATCCCGGGGAAGCCGAGGGCCTCGCCGCGGGCGGGAGCGCCGGCCGGCGCCAGCCGGACCCCAGACCAGCCCCGGAGCGTGGCCGAGCACCGGAAGGTGGGGACCTGGCCGGGCGTGGGTTGGCAGGAGCGGGGGGGCCGCgaaggggagaggggagctgACGCCTGCAGGACTCAGTGGCTGCCGGCTCCGCAGTCCTCCAAGCCCGTCATGGAGAAGCGGCGCCGAGCGCGCATCAACGAGAGTCTGGCTCAGCTGCAGAGCCTCCTCCTGGACGCCCTCAGGAAAGAg AGCTCCCGCCGCTCGAAGCTGGAGAAGGCGGACATCCTGGAGCTGACCGTGAGGCACCTGCAGAGCCTGCGGCGCGTGCAGGTGACAG CTGCCCTCCGCTCGGACCCCGCCATCCTGGGCAAGTATCGCGCCGGCTTCCATGAGTGTCTGGCCGAAGTGAATCGCTTCCTGGCTGGCTGCGAGGGCGTCCCTGCGGACGTGCGGTCTCGTCTGCTCGGCCATCTGGCAGCCTGCCTGGCCCGGCTGGGGCCCGCGCGCCGCCCGCTTCCACTGGCCCCAGCCACCGAAGCCCTGGAGCCCGAGATCTACGCGGGCCGCCCGCCGCCGCCAGCCTTTGACGGCCATTGCCCCTTGCCGCGCCCCGGGGCGGCCTTGGCACCCATCTTCCTGCCCGGGTTGGCCCTCGCCGCCCCCGGGGCCGGGGCTCAGGGCCAGGGCGCGCCCTGGAGGCCGTGGCTGCGGTGA
- the ISG15 gene encoding ubiquitin-like protein ISG15, which yields MGGDLKVKMLGGQEILVPLRDSMTVSELKQFIAQKISVPAFQQRLAHLDSREVLQEGVPLVLQGLRAGSTVLLVVQNCISILVRNDKGRSSPYEVQLKQTVAELKQQVCQKERVQADQFWLSFEGRPMDDEHPLEEYGLTKGCTVFMNLRLRGG from the exons ATG GGCGGGGACCTGAAGGTGAAGATGCTAGGGGGCCAGGAGATCCTGGTGCCTCTGAGGGACTCCATGACGGTATCCGAGCTGAAGCAGTTCATCGCCCAGAAGATCAGTGTGCCTGCTTTCCAGCAGCGCCTGGCCCACCTTGACAGCAGGGAGGTGCTGCAGGAAGGGGTGCCCCTTGTCCTCCAGGGCCTGAGAGCTGGCAGCACCGTCCTGCTGGTGGTGCAGAACTGCATCTCCATCCTGGTGAGGAACGACAAGGGTCGCAGCAGCCCCTATGAGGTCCAGCTGAAGCAGACTGTGGCTGAGCTCAAGCAGCAGGTGTGCCAAAAGGAGCGTGTGCAAGCGGACCAGTTCTGGCTGTCTTTTGAAGGGAGGCCCATGGATGATGAACACCCGCTGGAGGAATACGGCCTCACGAAGGGGTGCACCGTGTTCATGAATCTACGTCTGCGGGGTGGGTAG
- the PERM1 gene encoding PGC-1 and ERR-induced regulator in muscle protein 1, with product MENFQYSVQLSDQDWAEFSAAAEECGLLQAGLASGDEPLSSDTDQRDSSGSSPPGPSPFLEGQLAPGGSSWPSFEEEDKATTRQLVSRSWHEPMLAPEAGQQTPSTSAQSEARLSLSPGATPLIQASSLPGPVSSRDEMQRLLQGPAPRGPAPTPAGEPAGSPESPGHSAAPQRSPGSPGAPPRSPGRKKRRTAGTKAGGRLGGPGPASTQLGSPLLTEAKPEDSLGPAGSRGKGLPAGAAKQTAGTGPESAGAPEQVARQGPGVDLSTSVPTTERGTDRLGMSPRADPCAASTSDPGAPLDVTIKSDVALSTPASESQPDESQSTPAFKPQPDEPQSTPAFNAQPDESQSTSAFNAQPNEPQSTPTFSPQPDEPQSTPAFKPQPDEPQSTPAFNAQPNEPQSTPTFSPQPDEPQSTPAFKPQPDEPQSTPAFNAQPNEPQSTPTFSPQPDEPQSTPAFKPQPDEPQSTPTFNAQPNEPQSTPTFSPQPDEPQSTPASEPQADEPQSTPTFKPRLDVDLLMPGPVVQPEVDSSMPASKAVPCTALPHLVLEAGSDVGISTPPAPTPQAGPDMVEAEVVPVAKLGLSPVRSLEGHQQKPRGEPSIDAPGHHTGEPPLGPIQAPKKKKVRFSMAMPSSEEPGSGEVSGPPSPATAPRMASGGHRGSGAWDSVAVGPRSPQPRILKHLPPPAPSASMGPGPRSCFAVTLLEAYDFFFCDTIEEEDEEAEGAAETAQAPAEVQWPDVCEFFFQESQIQRSKHQEGRSQAPPLKAGPVPAPPPGDPMPISIPEAYEHFLEEDRSGGTLGPAALLQMQATEPPRSVLWGVGTGAPPESSPATVEQLTLAIREAVAPRGPLTSFTFSQKDMCMVFVAFATWAVRTSDLHAPDAWKTVLLANIGTISAIRYFRQQVERGRHSRGRSPSPSSSPSP from the exons ATGGAGAACTTCCAGTACAGCGTCCAGCTGAGCGACCAGGACTGGGCTGAGTTCTCAGCTGCTGCCGAAGAGTGTGGCCTCCTGCAGGCCGGCCTGGCCTCTGGGGATGAACCCTTGTCTAGCGACACTGACCAAAGGGacagcagtggcagcagcccCCCAGGACCCTCACCCTTTCTCGAGGGGCAACTAGCTCCCGGAGGAAGTAGCTGGCCCAGCTTTGAGGAGGAGGACAAGGCCACCACCCGGCAGCTGGTCAGCAGGTCTTGGCATGAACCCATGCTGGCCCCAGAGGCGGGTCAGCAGACGCCCAGCACGTCCGCACAGTCAGAAGCTCGGCTGTCCCTCAGCCCTGGTGCCACCCCTCTCATCCAGGCCTCATCCCTCCCGGGGCCAGTGTCTTCCAGAGACGAGATGCAGAGGCTTCTGCAGGGGCCAGCCCCCCGGGGCCCTGCCCCTACTCCTGCTGGTGAGCCCGCTGGGAGTCCTGAGTCCCCTGGCCACAGTGCTGCCCCCCAGAGGTCCCCTGGCAGCCCTGGAGCCCCACCAAGAAGCCCTGGCCGAAAGAAGAGGCGCACTGCAGGCACCAAAGCAGGTGGGCGTTTGGGCGGCCCAGGCCCTGCTTCCACCCAGCTGGGCTCCCCACTGCTCACAGAGGCCAAGCCTGAGGACAGCCTCGGCCCTGCTGGGTCCAGGGGGAAGGGTCTCCCAGCAGGAGCAGCAAAGCAGACAGCAGGAACTGGGCCAGAGTCTGCAGGAGCCCCCGAGCAGGTGGCCAGACAAGGGCCAGGTGTGGATCTGTCTACGTCTGTCCCTACTACTGAGCGGGGAACAGACCGACTTGGAATGAGCCCCAGAGCTGACCCCTGCGCTGCGTCCACGTCTGACCCAGGGGCTCCTCTAGACGTCACAATTAAGTCAGATGTGGCTCTATCCACACCTGCCTCGGAATCTCAACCCGATGAGTCTCAGTCTACACCTGCCTTCAAGCCTCAACCTGATGAACCTCAGTCTACACCCGCCTTCAACGCTCAACCCGATGAATCTCAGTCTACGTCCGCCTTCAACGCTCAACCCAATGAGCCTCAGTCCACACCCACCTTCAGTCCTCAACCCGATGAGCCTCAGTCTACACCTGCCTTCAAGCCTCAACCTGATGAACCTCAGTCTACACCCGCCTTCAACGCTCAACCCAATGAGCCTCAGTCCACACCCACCTTCAGTCCTCAACCCGATGAGCCTCAGTCTACACCTGCCTTCAAGCCTCAACCTGATGAACCTCAGTCTACACCCGCCTTCAACGCTCAACCCAATGAGCCTCAGTCCACACCCACCTTCAGTCCTCAACCCGATGAGCCTCAGTCTACACCTGCCTTCAAGCCTCAACCTGATGAACCTCAGTCTACACCCACCTTCAACGCTCAACCCAATGAGCCTCAGTCCACACCCACCTTCAGTCCTCAACCCGATGAGCCTCAGTCTACACCCGCCTCTGAACCTCAAGCTGATGAGCCTCAGTCTACACCCACCTTCAAGCCTAGACTGGATGTGGACCTGCTTATGCCAGGCCCAGTGGTCCAGCCAGAGGTGGATTCATCTATGCCTGCCTCAAAGGCTGTACCATGCACAGCTCTGCCTCACCTTGTGCTTGAGGCTGGGTCTGATGTGGGTATTTCTACACCACCTGCTCCCACACCGCAGGCTGGGCCTGACATGGTGGAAGCAGAGGTTGTTCCTGTGGCCAAGCTGGGTTTAAGCCCTGTTCGGTCTCTAGAGGGGCACCAACAGAAGCCCAGAGGGGAGCCCTCAATAGATGCCCCTGGACACCACACTGGGGAGCCCCCTCTAGGCCCCATCCAAGCACCCAAGAAGAAGAAAGTGCGATTCTCCATGGCCATGCCCAGCTCCGAAGAGCCAGGGTCAGGAGAGGTCTCAGGCCCACCCTCTCCGGCCACAGCCCCCAGGATGGCATCTGGGGGCCACAgaggctctggagcctgggactCTGTGGCAGTTGGGCCCCGGAGCCCCCAGCCTCGGATTCTGAAGCAcctgcctccccctgccccctctgCCTCCATGGGGCCAGGGCCCAGGAGCTGCTTTGCAGTGACCCTCCTGGAAGCCTATGACTTCTTCTTTTGTGACACCATTGAGGAGGAGGACGAAGAGGCTGAGGGGGCAGCAGAGACTGCCCAGGCTCCAGCCGAAGTCCAGTGGCCGGATGTGTGTGAGTTCTTCTTCCAAGAGAGCCAAATCCAGAGGTCGAAGCACCAGGAGGGCCgctcccaggccccacccctaAAGGCTGGGCCTGTGCCGGCCCCTCCACCTGGAGACCCCATGCCAATCTCCATCCCTGAGGCCTATGAACACTTCCTCGAGGAGGACAGGTCAGGGGGCACACTGGGGCCAGCCGCCCTTCTCCAGATGCAGGCCACAGAGCCCCCCAGGTCAGTCCTCTGGGGAGTGGGAACTGGCGCCCCACCGGAGTCTAGCCCAGCCACAGTGGAACAGCTCACCctggccatcagggaagcag TGGCACCCCGGGGTCCCCTCACCTCGTTCACCTTCAGCCAGAAAGACATGTGCATGGTGTTTGTAGCCTTTGCTACCTGGGCTGTGAGAACGTCAGACCTGCATGCCCCAGATGCCTGGAAGACAG TTCTTCTAGCCAACATTGGCACCATCTCTGCCATCCGATATTTCCGCCAGCAGGTGGAGCGGGGGCGCCACAGCCGCGGtcgcagccccagccccagctccagccccagcccctag